One genomic window of Cinclus cinclus chromosome 6, bCinCin1.1, whole genome shotgun sequence includes the following:
- the LOC134045792 gene encoding cytosolic phospholipase A2 beta-like, with protein MGSPPAKMKFCPIHMLSVRIIQAKNIKSRDLWTVPLSCQNLAGQCYSLLDTSLKYLGISGCSRNLPSSPDSSSERHHLGDFLSHRCQASQMTSSDCYVSLWLPSASPGKLQTKTVKNSDNPVWNETFYFRIQREVENILELAVCDEDSLTKDDMQFTVLFNVARIRPGETIRETFALKSETERCYKKWESLEVEFWMERVPGPPEHLITNDVLVSREVCCLEVHVDINESRKYLKEGKNLVLTVPASHERTQKTTEDTDTFYFHCVKAWEPVLKVRLQKVSDKEDDNSNLSDTLTVPLKFLPVGHNVKVTLPVRHNVPLQLYLQLNDCTDKLDVRLGYDLCQGEQEFLHKRKRVVAGALKRVLRLERDLHAHEVPVIAVMATGGGLRAMSAMFGHLLALQKLNLLDCVTYLTGASGSTWTLADLYEHADWSQKSLEEPLKAVKEQVTKCKLNLMSIDHLKYYHKELAERAKAGHVPSFTTLWSLVQEMFLHERPRKYKLTDQRKALEHGQNPLPFYAVLNVKEEKFGTFKFREWTDFSPYEVAIPKYGVSIPSEYFDSEFFMGRRVKKLPESRICYLEGLWTNIFTRNLLDGLYWSSNSNEFWERWSQDMVDIEKHSPEEDVTVIEPPSCLSGKLYEMFQDIMTKRPLLGKSHNFLRGLEFHKDYIHQKKFIEWKDTVLDGFPNNLTPLQKYLCLIDVGYFINTSGAALFKPERNVDVIISLDYGLGHAFKQLEMTYKYCKIQNIPFPKVELSPEEEKNPKECYIFADAEDPRAPIVIHFPLVNDTFKEFKEPGVKRGHSEMEEGKVNLENNCSPYYLIRLIYSSENFDKLVNLSKYNILNNKDLLLQAIRCAVERRRSRRTGNFSSYSGYP; from the exons ATGGGGAGCCCACCAGCCAAG atGAAGTTTTGCCCCATCCACATGCTTTCTGTAAGAATCATACAAGCTAAGAACATCAAGTCAAGAGACCTGT GGACAGTTCCACTTTCGTGCCAAAACCTTGCGGGGCAATGTTATTCACTGCTTGATACCAGTCTGAAGTATTTAGGCATCTCGGGCTGCAGTAGAAATCTTCCGTCAAGTCCTGACTCCAGCTCTGAAAGACATCACCTTGGAGATTTCCTTTCCCACCGTTGTCAAGCTTCACAAA tgaCTTCATCAGACTGCTATGTAAGCTTGTGGCTGCCATCTGCTTCACCTGGAAAGCTTCAGACCAAAACCGTCAAGAATTCTGACAACCCTGTCTGGAACGAGACTTTCTACTTTAGGATCCAGAGAGAAGTTGAG AACATTTTAGAATTGGCAGTGTGCGATGAAGATTCACTCACCAAAGATGACATGCAGTTCACAGTTCTTTTCAATGTTGCTAGAATCAGACCTGGGGAGACAATCCGTGAGACATTTGCTTTGAAATCAGAG ACAGAGAGGTGCTATAAGAAATGGGAAAGTTTGGAAGTGGAATTCTGGATGGAAAGAGT tcCTGGCCCTCCAGAGCATCTCATTACCAATGATGTCCTAGTG TCCCGTGAGGTTTGCTGCTTGGAAGTGCATGTGGATATTAATGAAAGcaggaaatatttgaaag AGGGTAAAAATCTCGTGCTTACGGTGCCTGCATCTCATGAGAGAACACAGAAGACGACAGAGGACACTGATACTTTCTACTTCCATTGTGTGAAAGCTTGGGAGCCAGTTCTAAAAGTCAGGCTGCAG AAAGTTTCTGATAAGGAAGATGACAACAGCAATTTAAGTGACACCTTAACAGTACCACTGAAATTTCTCCCTGTTGGACATAATGTGAAAGTAACCCTTCCCGTAAGACAC AATGTGCCACTACAGTTGTACCTCCAATTAAATGATTG CACAGACAAACTAGATGTGCGCTTAGGGTATGATCTGTGCCAAGGAGAGCAAGAGTTCCTGCACAAGAGGAAGAGAGTTGTTGCTGGTGCCCTGAAAAGGGTTCTTCGTCTGGAAAGAGATCTACATGCACATGAG GTCCCAGTAATAGCTGTTATGGCAACAGGCGGAGGTCTCAGAGCAATGTCAGCTATGTTTGGCCACCTCTTAGCTCTTCAGAAGCTAAATCTGTTGGACTGTGTCACCTATCTCACTGGGGCTTCTGGCTCAACATG GACCCTAGCAGACCTGTATGAGCATGCTGACTGGTCACAGAAGTCACTGGAGGAGCCACTTAAAGCAGTAAAAGAACAAGTGACAAAATGCAAACTCAACCTTATGTCTATAGACCATCTGAAGTATTATCACAAGGAACTTGCTGAAAGGGCAaaagcaggacatgtgccaTCTTTTACAACTCTCTGGTCACTTGTTCAGGAGATGTTCCTACATGAACGG CCAAGAAAGTACAAACTCACAGACCAGCGCAAGGCCTTGGAGCATGGGCAAAACCCACTACCTTTCTATGCAGTCCTCAATGTGAAAGAGGAGAAGTTTGGTACTTTCAAATTTAGAG AGTGGACAGATTTCTCTCCTTATGAAGTGGCCATACCAAAATATGGAGTCTCCATTCCTTCAGAATATTTTGACAGCGAGTTCTTCATGGGAAGGCGAGTGAAGAAGCTGCCAGAATCTCGGATCTGCTATCTGGAAG GTCTTTGGACCAACATCTTTACTAGGAATTTGCTGGATGGCTTGTACTGGTCCTCCAATTCAAATGAGTTCTGGGAACGATGGTCCCAAGATATGGTAGATATAG AAAAGCATTCTCCTGAGGAAGATGTTACTGTCATTGAGCCTCCATCTTGTTTGTCAGGAAAGTTGTATGAAATGTTTCAGGACATTATGACCAAGCGTCCACTACTGGGAAAGTCGCATAACTTCCTGAGAGGCTTAGAGTTTCATAAGGATTATATCCATCAGAAAAAATTTATTGAATGGAAAG acaCTGTGCTGGATGGTTTCCCTAACAATCTGACACCGCTGCAGAAATATCTTTGTCTGATTGATGTTGGCTATTTCATCAACACCAGTGGTGCAGCACTTTTCAAGCCAGAGAGGAATGTAGATGTCATTATATCCCTTGATTATGGTTTGGGGCATGCGTTCAAG CAATTAGAGATGACTTACAAATATTGCAAGATACAAAATATCCCATTCCCCAAAGTGGAGCTAAGTccagaagaagagaagaacCCAAAGGAATGTTATATATTTGCGGATGCAGAGGACCCCAGAGCACCTATAGTAATCCATTTTCCCTTGGTGAATGACACCTTTAAGGAATTCAAGGAGCCAG GGGTAAAGCGTGGTCACTCAGAGATGGAAGAAGGCAAAGTAAATCTGGAGAACAACTGCTCACCGTACTACCTCATTAGGCTAATCTACTCCTCTGAAAATTTTGATAAACTTGTGAACCTGAGCAAATACAACATCCTCAATAACAAAGACCTGCTCCTCCAGGCGATCAGGTGTGCTGTGGAGCgaaggagaagcagaaggacTGGGAATTTCTCCAGCTACTCTGGATACCCCTAG